A window of the Glaciimonas sp. CA11.2 genome harbors these coding sequences:
- a CDS encoding GspE/PulE family protein: protein MTNNMTENMIDNIIDNMTNNLGKDIDMPAWLSASMAEHGDAAIEHMLNTQPERIDEIAALIGLRSISSDIVLAADCDFDIMPLAVVLDKQILPIRVDGLLYLVMGRPGSISARNWGQHWIQLLGQQHTAVLAVTIPDAVKQRLKMVEAQERAIDQFQQEQSERQTDDVTEISLSTISQDQSPVVKLLNSTLFDALQSRASDIHLESIDDGLVVKYRIDGVLQAITQVQGSDFAEQTISRIKVLGGMDIGERRIPQDGRFKVCIQSRNIDFRVSVMPSIHGEDAVLRVLDKSSQNQAIKLETLGFDIHTLDRIRSLVKIPHGMVLVTGPTGSGKSTTLYATLSELNSGEEKLITIEDPVEYQLQGVLQIPVNDKKGLTFAKGLRSILRHDPDIILVGEIRDTETAGIAVQAALTGHLVLSSVHANGVFSVLERFLYMGVEPASLLEALNGVVAQRLVRRNCPTCSHPVSDTERQEIEKLNPDRFPNGTDTAHFMVGAGCDACRFTGFHGRIALAEILRCSESFKDAVMQKVPMRALKAIAKSEGFVSMSDVAIAAVIEGKTTLSEVQRVIAME from the coding sequence ATGACCAACAATATGACTGAGAATATGATCGATAACATTATCGATAACATGACCAATAACCTTGGCAAGGATATCGATATGCCGGCCTGGCTATCTGCTTCCATGGCAGAACATGGTGACGCCGCCATCGAACACATGCTAAATACACAGCCAGAGCGAATCGACGAGATCGCCGCTCTTATTGGGTTGCGCTCAATCTCGAGCGATATCGTGCTGGCTGCTGATTGTGATTTCGACATCATGCCATTGGCGGTTGTATTGGATAAGCAGATTTTGCCTATTCGTGTTGATGGACTTTTGTATCTGGTGATGGGACGCCCTGGTTCCATCTCCGCTCGAAATTGGGGACAGCACTGGATCCAACTCTTGGGTCAACAACACACTGCTGTGTTAGCGGTCACCATACCAGATGCAGTAAAACAACGGCTAAAGATGGTAGAGGCGCAGGAACGCGCTATAGACCAGTTTCAACAGGAACAATCTGAGCGTCAGACTGATGACGTAACCGAAATTTCATTAAGCACTATTTCACAGGATCAAAGCCCGGTCGTAAAGCTACTCAACTCAACGCTTTTCGACGCGCTGCAATCACGCGCAAGTGATATTCACCTGGAAAGTATTGATGATGGCCTTGTGGTGAAATATCGTATTGATGGTGTATTGCAAGCGATTACGCAAGTGCAGGGAAGCGATTTTGCAGAACAGACGATTTCGCGTATCAAGGTGCTGGGTGGGATGGATATCGGCGAACGTAGAATTCCTCAGGACGGTCGTTTCAAGGTATGCATACAGTCTCGGAATATTGATTTCCGTGTATCGGTGATGCCAAGTATTCATGGCGAAGATGCCGTATTACGCGTATTGGATAAATCCAGTCAGAATCAGGCCATCAAACTTGAGACGCTTGGCTTTGATATCCATACCTTGGATCGCATTCGTAGTCTGGTGAAAATTCCACACGGTATGGTGTTAGTAACCGGTCCTACCGGTAGCGGAAAATCGACTACATTGTATGCCACGCTTTCGGAACTCAATAGCGGCGAAGAGAAGCTCATTACGATTGAGGATCCGGTTGAGTACCAATTACAAGGCGTGTTGCAAATTCCTGTGAACGACAAGAAGGGACTAACGTTTGCGAAAGGTCTTCGTTCAATCTTGCGGCATGATCCCGACATTATTTTAGTCGGTGAAATACGCGATACGGAAACTGCGGGTATCGCTGTACAGGCAGCACTAACAGGACATTTAGTGCTGTCTTCAGTCCACGCCAATGGTGTTTTTAGTGTGCTTGAACGTTTTCTTTATATGGGCGTTGAGCCAGCGAGCTTGCTTGAGGCGTTGAACGGTGTCGTGGCGCAGCGCTTGGTCCGACGTAATTGCCCGACATGTTCTCATCCGGTTTCCGACACTGAGCGTCAGGAGATAGAAAAATTGAATCCGGATCGCTTTCCAAATGGAACTGATACCGCACATTTTATGGTTGGTGCGGGATGTGATGCATGTCGTTTTACCGGCTTTCATGGCCGTATCGCATTGGCGGAAATTCTACGTTGCAGCGAGAGTTTTAAGGATGCCGTGATGCAAAAAGTCCCGATGCGAGCACTGAAGGCTATCGCCAAATCAGAGGGATTTGTTTCAATGAGCGACGTGGCGATAGCCGCTGTAATCGAAGGAAAAACGACATTATCGGAGGTGCAACGTGTCATTGCGATGGAATAA
- a CDS encoding type II secretion system protein, translating to MAFRITNGKKGFTLIELLVVMAIIATLMTLVAPKYFKQTERAKEVVLQHNIRGLREAIDNYRQDLTAGPQALEDLVSRRYLKEVPLDPVTGRRDTWLTELNEDSEIQEVRSGAPGTSLGGGAYAEW from the coding sequence ATGGCATTCCGTATAACCAATGGTAAAAAAGGATTTACCTTAATAGAGTTATTAGTGGTGATGGCGATTATTGCCACGCTGATGACGTTAGTAGCGCCGAAATATTTCAAACAAACTGAGCGTGCCAAAGAGGTGGTACTGCAACATAACATTCGCGGTCTGCGCGAAGCAATTGACAACTATCGTCAAGATCTCACTGCAGGGCCTCAGGCGCTCGAAGATCTGGTCAGTCGGCGTTATTTAAAAGAGGTCCCGCTTGACCCTGTTACAGGACGCCGTGATACCTGGTTGACTGAACTGAACGAAGACTCAGAAATTCAGGAGGTTCGTAGTGGTGCGCCAGGTACCTCCCTCGGAGGAGGGGCCTATGCGGAATGGTAA
- the istA gene encoding IS21 family transposase, which yields MPVQRITMRKIKDVLRLKLDAKLSHQQIAAALGISKGVVTKYVGLAAVAGLDWSAVQDVDDTELAHRLLVTPERTRDHVQPDYARLHHELRRKGMTLMLLWEEYRADYAQHQTYAYSQFCVNYRQFAKQLKRSMRQIHRAGEKLFIDYAGPTIGLTDGSRAHIFVAALGASSYTYACATPRETMADWLTSTARALRFFGGVPQLIVPDNPKAMIADANRYEPRSNDTVRDFARHYGTSILPARPRHPQDKAKAESAVQIVERWIMARLRHQQFSSVHEVDVAIAPLLSVLNDKPFQKLPGSRASAFAQLDVPALRPLPLQCYEMAHFKTVRVHNDYHVEIGRHHYSVPQALVGQVLEARMTATTVEILHRGQRVASHPRNSGEGGFTTDTLHMPVAHRAQLEWTPQRLIHWGQTIGTATAEAVTRLMAENRHPEHGYRACLGLLSLAKRYGKPRLEAGCMLALQLGACQYRHVRDILKNNRDRTPCAPVGDWVSPDHAHVRGPDYYQ from the coding sequence GTGCCCGTACAAAGGATCACTATGCGTAAGATAAAAGACGTATTACGTTTAAAACTGGATGCCAAACTATCGCACCAGCAGATTGCCGCAGCACTGGGGATTTCAAAAGGAGTCGTCACCAAGTATGTCGGCCTGGCCGCCGTTGCCGGTTTGGACTGGTCGGCGGTGCAAGATGTAGACGACACCGAGTTGGCGCACCGGCTTTTGGTCACGCCAGAACGGACCCGAGACCATGTCCAGCCAGATTACGCCAGGCTGCATCACGAACTGCGGCGCAAGGGGATGACGCTGATGTTGCTATGGGAAGAGTATCGTGCCGATTATGCCCAGCACCAGACCTATGCCTACTCACAGTTCTGCGTGAATTACCGGCAGTTTGCCAAACAGCTCAAACGCTCTATGCGCCAGATTCACCGGGCTGGCGAGAAACTGTTCATTGATTATGCTGGTCCGACTATCGGTCTCACTGATGGTAGCCGTGCCCACATCTTCGTCGCTGCTCTGGGCGCATCGAGCTACACCTATGCCTGTGCTACGCCGCGTGAGACGATGGCCGACTGGCTCACTTCGACAGCGCGTGCGCTGCGCTTCTTCGGCGGGGTACCGCAGTTGATTGTTCCCGATAATCCGAAGGCTATGATCGCCGACGCCAATCGCTACGAACCACGCAGTAACGACACCGTACGCGATTTTGCGCGCCACTACGGCACCTCCATCTTGCCAGCCCGTCCGCGTCATCCTCAGGATAAAGCGAAGGCCGAATCAGCAGTGCAGATCGTCGAGCGCTGGATCATGGCGCGTCTGCGACATCAGCAATTTAGCAGCGTCCACGAGGTCGATGTCGCCATCGCACCGCTGCTGAGCGTACTTAACGATAAGCCGTTTCAGAAGCTACCCGGTAGTCGCGCCAGTGCGTTTGCCCAACTCGATGTCCCGGCGCTACGGCCTTTGCCATTGCAATGTTATGAGATGGCGCATTTCAAGACTGTCAGGGTGCATAACGATTACCACGTTGAGATCGGCCGCCATCACTACAGTGTGCCGCAAGCCCTGGTCGGTCAGGTGCTGGAAGCCCGGATGACAGCGACGACAGTGGAAATCCTGCATCGCGGTCAACGTGTCGCCAGTCATCCGCGCAACAGTGGCGAAGGCGGGTTCACCACCGACACCCTGCATATGCCGGTGGCGCATCGTGCGCAATTGGAATGGACGCCACAGCGACTGATTCACTGGGGACAGACCATCGGTACGGCGACAGCGGAGGCGGTGACGCGTCTGATGGCCGAGAACAGACATCCCGAGCACGGCTACCGTGCCTGTCTTGGTCTGCTGTCATTGGCCAAGCGCTACGGCAAGCCACGTCTTGAAGCAGGATGCATGCTGGCCTTACAGCTCGGTGCCTGCCAATACCGCCACGTCCGTGACATTCTCAAAAATAACCGTGATCGCACACCGTGTGCCCCAGTTGGCGATTGGGTCAGTCCTGACCATGCCCATGTGCGTGGCCCTGATTACTATCAATGA
- a CDS encoding type II secretion system protein, with translation MTVRLRRVKNGAGATVEITKSNGFTLIELMVSLAILASLAAALLPMTELMARRSQEQTLKDGLRKIRSAIDAYKQASDDGDIAKVVGATGYPPDLEVLQTGVADKKNINGGKRYFLRRLPRDPTCNCPDTSAAETWQLRSYDSAFDAPQAGADVFDVSLRILVNVTAHSGRS, from the coding sequence ATGACGGTTAGGTTAAGGCGTGTGAAGAATGGTGCTGGCGCTACCGTAGAAATTACTAAATCGAACGGCTTCACATTGATAGAACTCATGGTGTCGCTCGCAATACTCGCATCTCTAGCAGCAGCGTTATTGCCAATGACAGAGCTAATGGCGCGGCGTAGCCAAGAGCAAACTCTCAAGGACGGATTACGTAAAATTCGCAGTGCTATCGACGCCTACAAACAGGCATCAGATGACGGTGATATAGCAAAAGTAGTAGGTGCTACCGGTTACCCACCAGATTTGGAAGTGCTCCAGACCGGAGTCGCAGATAAAAAAAATATTAACGGTGGAAAGCGATATTTTTTGCGAAGATTGCCACGTGATCCTACCTGCAATTGTCCTGATACGTCGGCAGCTGAAACCTGGCAACTACGTAGTTACGATAGTGCTTTCGATGCGCCGCAAGCCGGCGCCGATGTCTTCGATGTGTCGTTGCGTATTCTGGTCAACGTGACCGCTCATTCTGGCCGATCGTGA
- a CDS encoding type II secretion system protein, with protein MRNGKQPGFAYLSVLIIVAVMSIMALKLSGDLSVRLMREKEADLLFNGDQIAQAIKSYYESGPVRGCYPPNLDVLLEDRRDLRVMRHLRKMFPDPMHMRTEGQSSSQDDIETIGNGGWGLIMNESDHIMGVFSKSQMEPFKQNGFSKGRKDFDGKSQYSDWKFTARGSAVAPASPAVCKQ; from the coding sequence ATGCGGAATGGTAAACAACCGGGATTTGCCTATCTCTCGGTGCTCATCATTGTGGCCGTTATGAGCATCATGGCACTAAAACTGTCGGGTGATTTGTCAGTGCGTTTGATGAGAGAGAAAGAGGCAGATTTGCTATTCAACGGAGATCAGATCGCCCAAGCGATTAAGAGTTACTACGAAAGTGGACCAGTGCGTGGTTGCTATCCGCCAAATCTGGATGTATTGCTTGAAGATCGTCGGGATTTGCGGGTAATGCGACATTTGCGGAAAATGTTTCCTGATCCGATGCACATGCGCACAGAGGGACAATCCAGTAGCCAGGATGATATTGAAACAATTGGCAATGGTGGATGGGGTTTAATCATGAACGAAAGCGACCATATCATGGGCGTCTTTAGTAAAAGCCAAATGGAGCCGTTCAAACAAAATGGTTTTTCTAAAGGTCGTAAGGATTTTGATGGAAAATCTCAGTATTCCGATTGGAAGTTTACTGCAAGGGGAAGCGCTGTAGCGCCAGCGTCACCGGCGGTTTGCAAGCAATAG
- a CDS encoding IS30 family transposase, with translation MAKIYKHLTTQERAVVMTMRDDLCSTRSIAKRLCRSASTISRELKRTSGAGVYDANLAHAQCQARRVLPRRLPKLHADGALFQVVRHQLKLLWSPQQIARKLRALWPDNSEKSVSHETIYNAIYLHPRGELKRELIACLRHHNQVRKPRSRGTDRRGQIPDMQSIHIRPPEVEDRLIPGHWEGDLIKGAGNRSSVGTLVERTTGFVVLAKMDNATTKAVVDSFSAVLNREPAAMRKTMTYDQGREMHGHKILTERTGVQIYFADPHSPWQRGSNENTNGLLRQYMPKGSDLSIYSQDELDAIALSLNTRPRARLDYESPLVVYTQHIALLQHPTDTVN, from the coding sequence ATGGCGAAAATTTACAAACATTTAACTACTCAGGAACGCGCCGTCGTCATGACCATGCGCGACGACCTGTGCTCCACCCGATCCATTGCTAAACGCCTTTGCCGTTCAGCCAGCACGATTAGCCGCGAACTCAAACGCACCAGCGGTGCCGGCGTCTACGATGCCAATCTGGCCCACGCACAATGCCAGGCGCGTCGTGTCCTGCCGCGACGTCTTCCCAAACTGCACGCGGACGGGGCCTTGTTCCAGGTCGTCCGGCATCAGCTAAAACTCCTCTGGTCGCCGCAGCAAATAGCGCGCAAACTCAGGGCCCTTTGGCCCGACAATTCTGAGAAATCTGTGTCCCACGAGACCATCTACAACGCCATCTACTTGCACCCACGCGGCGAACTCAAGCGTGAGCTGATTGCCTGCCTGCGTCACCACAACCAGGTCCGTAAGCCACGCAGCCGTGGCACCGATCGCCGGGGTCAGATCCCAGATATGCAGAGCATCCACATCCGGCCTCCAGAGGTCGAGGACCGCCTCATTCCCGGCCATTGGGAAGGGGACTTGATCAAGGGTGCCGGCAACCGCTCATCGGTGGGCACGCTGGTCGAGCGCACGACCGGCTTTGTGGTGCTCGCCAAGATGGACAACGCAACCACCAAAGCGGTCGTCGACAGCTTCTCGGCGGTGCTCAACCGCGAGCCGGCAGCGATGCGCAAGACCATGACTTACGACCAAGGGCGCGAGATGCACGGCCACAAAATCCTCACCGAGCGCACCGGTGTTCAGATCTATTTCGCCGACCCGCACAGCCCTTGGCAGCGCGGGTCAAATGAAAATACCAACGGCTTGTTGCGCCAATACATGCCCAAGGGTTCGGACCTGTCGATCTACTCTCAGGACGAACTCGACGCCATCGCCTTGTCGCTCAATACGCGTCCAAGAGCAAGGCTCGATTATGAGTCGCCACTCGTCGTTTATACTCAGCACATCGCGTTGCTACAACATCCGACTGACACTGTTAATTAA
- a CDS encoding response regulator transcription factor, producing MHVRQVKLVLADDHPVVLLGVQSLLQGLSNVNLVGTAANSTELFAILNSQQVDMVLTDYAMPGGAFGDGMEMLSRLKSRFPKVTLIVLTVLTNPALLSKIVQLGVHGLLNKSSDLNEIPLAIKRVGNGYKYLSRSLTASLAEQSTRPEVDKIALLSKKELEVLRMFLGGMSVQAIADHFRRSSKTISNQKRTGMQKLACANDAELFQLNSQVGLTNISPPEQENPK from the coding sequence ATGCATGTTCGACAAGTAAAATTGGTGTTAGCAGACGATCACCCAGTCGTTTTGTTGGGAGTGCAGTCACTTTTGCAAGGTCTCTCAAACGTGAATCTGGTTGGTACCGCCGCTAATTCGACTGAATTATTTGCGATACTCAACAGCCAACAAGTCGATATGGTATTGACTGATTACGCGATGCCTGGCGGCGCTTTCGGTGACGGTATGGAAATGCTGAGTCGTCTAAAAAGTCGCTTTCCCAAGGTTACCTTAATCGTCTTGACGGTGTTGACCAATCCAGCGTTGCTGAGCAAGATTGTGCAGCTTGGCGTGCACGGTCTGCTCAACAAAAGTAGCGATCTGAACGAAATACCGTTAGCGATTAAACGTGTGGGCAACGGCTATAAATATTTAAGCCGCAGTCTCACTGCGAGTCTTGCCGAACAAAGCACTCGTCCCGAAGTTGATAAAATCGCCTTGCTCTCAAAAAAAGAACTGGAAGTTCTCCGCATGTTTTTGGGCGGTATGTCGGTCCAGGCAATTGCCGATCATTTTCGACGCAGCAGCAAAACCATCAGCAATCAGAAACGAACGGGTATGCAGAAGCTGGCCTGCGCTAACGACGCTGAACTTTTTCAGCTCAATTCTCAAGTTGGACTGACAAATATCTCACCTCCTGAACAAGAGAATCCAAAATAA
- a CDS encoding type II secretion system F family protein, whose protein sequence is MKQFDVLVMRGGNAEHQLIQAKDANDASNQCAKQGHVLRVKEVRLRAKRRTKFLLGLFIQELIALLDAGLALVEAIEALAEKSANEEHKEVLDGLLTYLYRGQPLSQAMEQQSEIFPTLLIASVASSEHSGQLPQALRRFHHYEVQIAALKKKVWSALMYPLIVVSVGALILGFLVVFVIPRFATVFSGMKDLNGTAQLMVWWAGMVTEHGGELLLTLVASVIAGVLALRTKTVKAGLWKMVWSVNRLNEQRVLFVLARFYRTFGLLLLGGMQVVDALTLTGKLLPADRQSDLQQVLQHVQEGRGVAGALVDANLTTPVAARLLRVGEKSGDLAGMCERIAQFHDEALARAIELFSKVFEPILMLIVGGLIGTIVFLLGVLKDQVQHLLL, encoded by the coding sequence ATGAAGCAGTTCGACGTACTCGTCATGCGTGGCGGCAATGCAGAGCATCAATTAATACAGGCCAAAGATGCCAATGATGCCAGCAATCAATGTGCAAAACAGGGACATGTCTTGCGCGTTAAGGAAGTCCGACTACGCGCAAAACGTCGCACTAAATTTCTACTTGGTCTGTTTATTCAGGAACTGATCGCGCTTCTTGACGCGGGCCTGGCATTAGTTGAAGCAATCGAAGCTTTGGCAGAGAAGTCGGCAAATGAAGAGCATAAGGAAGTACTAGATGGACTGTTAACGTATTTATATCGGGGGCAGCCACTTTCACAGGCGATGGAGCAACAGAGCGAGATTTTCCCAACATTACTAATTGCCAGTGTTGCGTCGTCCGAGCATAGCGGTCAATTACCACAGGCGTTGCGTCGATTTCATCATTACGAAGTACAGATTGCTGCTTTGAAAAAGAAAGTCTGGAGCGCGCTGATGTATCCGCTCATCGTGGTATCGGTCGGTGCATTGATTTTAGGATTTTTGGTCGTGTTCGTCATACCGAGATTTGCCACCGTCTTCAGTGGCATGAAGGATCTCAATGGCACGGCACAATTGATGGTGTGGTGGGCTGGAATGGTCACCGAGCACGGGGGAGAACTTCTTCTCACCCTTGTTGCCAGCGTTATCGCCGGCGTATTAGCTTTGCGCACTAAAACAGTGAAGGCTGGACTATGGAAAATGGTCTGGAGCGTTAATCGTCTTAACGAACAACGTGTGTTGTTTGTTCTGGCGCGTTTCTATCGGACATTCGGTTTGTTATTACTCGGTGGCATGCAAGTAGTTGATGCATTGACGTTGACCGGAAAGTTACTTCCTGCAGACCGTCAGTCTGATTTGCAACAAGTTCTTCAACACGTTCAAGAAGGGCGCGGAGTTGCCGGTGCATTGGTAGACGCCAATTTGACGACTCCTGTTGCGGCCCGTTTGCTACGCGTCGGCGAAAAAAGTGGCGACCTGGCTGGTATGTGTGAACGTATTGCACAGTTCCATGACGAAGCGCTGGCCCGCGCCATAGAGTTGTTTAGCAAAGTATTTGAACCGATTTTGATGCTCATTGTGGGCGGCTTGATCGGGACCATCGTCTTTTTATTGGGCGTTCTCAAAGACCAAGTGCAACACCTTCTGCTGTAA
- the istB gene encoding IS21-like element helper ATPase IstB has translation MMMHTTLAQLRTLKLDGLATGLEEQLTQASMAAMSFEERLALLVDREVHCRNDRKLLRLLKNAHLKYAQAAIEDIDARSGRGIDRREVMSLALGDWVSAGHSILITGPTGAGKSWLACALAQYACRRGYSAVYQRVPRLQEELRIRHGSGSFGKWLLQLAKIDVLVLDDWGMGAIDSTTRSDLLEMIDDRAANRATIITSQLPVDHWHAWIGDATIADAILDRILQRNHRLTLTGDSLRGAERPKTSKKEKTIDPS, from the coding sequence ATGATGATGCATACCACTCTGGCCCAATTGCGGACCTTAAAACTCGATGGCTTAGCGACCGGACTGGAGGAACAATTGACGCAGGCCAGTATGGCGGCGATGAGTTTCGAGGAACGTCTGGCACTCTTGGTTGATCGCGAAGTCCATTGCCGCAATGACCGCAAGCTCCTGCGCCTGCTTAAGAACGCCCACCTGAAATACGCACAAGCGGCGATTGAAGACATTGATGCCCGCTCGGGGCGTGGCATCGACCGCCGTGAAGTGATGAGTCTGGCGCTGGGAGATTGGGTCAGTGCTGGCCACAGCATTCTCATTACCGGACCGACCGGTGCTGGCAAATCGTGGCTGGCCTGCGCACTGGCACAGTACGCCTGTCGGCGCGGATACTCTGCTGTTTATCAACGCGTACCCCGTCTACAGGAAGAACTACGCATCCGGCACGGCAGCGGCAGCTTTGGGAAATGGCTGCTCCAACTCGCCAAGATCGATGTCTTGGTACTTGATGACTGGGGCATGGGCGCGATCGACAGCACGACCCGTTCCGACTTGCTGGAGATGATTGACGACCGGGCGGCAAACAGAGCGACGATTATTACCAGTCAACTTCCTGTTGACCATTGGCATGCCTGGATTGGCGACGCCACTATTGCCGACGCCATCCTGGACCGCATTCTGCAGCGCAATCATCGGCTGACACTGACCGGCGATTCACTGCGTGGCGCAGAACGACCTAAAACCAGCAAAAAGGAGAAAACTATCGACCCATCGTGA
- a CDS encoding secretin N-terminal domain-containing protein, whose amino-acid sequence MSNLKCRMAKSFLMVAVASIVTGCAVPRAVQTTQELSNQGHLEEAIDVLQKAKKENPEDMRLDSAMFKQVDKLVGRYYQEGERALAADDEKTALERFETVLKYDTGNMRARQAIDQIGSRKHLKESLIEARLIAESRPDDALQLIWKVLEENPALPDAIKLRDTLMRRVAESKTLSPALGTSLQKPISLTFRSHNLISIFDTISKLAGVNFIFDADVSKSATASISAKKTTAEDAINLLLATNRLRKKVLNHNTLLIYPASASKDKEYRDMAVKTFFLSHANAKSVSSALKMTLKTRDIYIDERINAIVVRDAPETLELASRLVQALDRPEAEVTLDVQVLEISSNDLLNLGVQYPGSIGVGINGGVDGSTNIPLNVLSSLTKNNLFVDLGGKKGLTLNMLQKATHMQVLANPKIRVKNGKKAQIEIGQKIPVITNLMTDSGATSEKVEMLDVGLKFDVLPTISLDGEISVDIDLTVSSLGASEVSPKGAKYYRINQRKTKTTLTAKDNETQILAGLINRIGEDNKSGLPGLSQLPLLDRLFGSREGNNSKSELVLVITPRIERKLELPGAHVTTFISGTESRVSQDSLILRNTEGARLTAGGGTASVSTPQVEEQTRREEKETEELPDLELPIDQGVPVDKGVPASVPPPLRPNTVGYSQPAANPQSLAKATVAGMSSYLANRELKPDLT is encoded by the coding sequence ATGTCAAATTTAAAATGCCGTATGGCAAAAAGTTTTTTGATGGTGGCGGTTGCGTCGATAGTAACGGGATGTGCTGTGCCTCGCGCCGTTCAAACGACCCAAGAGCTGTCAAATCAAGGTCATTTGGAAGAAGCAATCGATGTTTTGCAAAAGGCAAAAAAAGAAAATCCTGAGGACATGCGTCTTGATAGTGCCATGTTTAAACAGGTCGATAAACTAGTCGGACGTTATTATCAAGAAGGAGAGCGCGCACTTGCAGCGGATGATGAAAAGACCGCGCTTGAGCGCTTTGAGACAGTCCTGAAATACGATACCGGAAATATGCGGGCACGTCAGGCTATCGACCAGATTGGCAGCCGTAAACATTTAAAAGAATCTCTGATTGAAGCGCGCCTTATTGCAGAAAGCCGCCCAGATGATGCACTTCAGCTAATCTGGAAAGTATTGGAAGAGAATCCTGCATTGCCCGATGCAATCAAATTACGCGATACTTTGATGCGCCGTGTTGCAGAATCTAAAACGCTATCCCCAGCGCTAGGTACTTCGCTACAGAAGCCTATATCGTTGACATTCCGTTCGCATAACCTAATTAGTATTTTCGATACTATTTCTAAGCTTGCCGGGGTTAACTTTATCTTTGACGCCGACGTATCGAAGTCTGCAACCGCCAGCATTTCGGCTAAGAAAACGACAGCGGAAGATGCTATCAATTTATTACTTGCGACCAATCGATTGCGGAAAAAGGTGTTGAATCACAACACGTTACTGATTTATCCAGCTAGCGCCAGCAAGGACAAGGAATATAGGGACATGGCAGTAAAGACCTTCTTTCTGAGTCATGCGAATGCAAAATCGGTTAGTAGCGCGTTGAAAATGACCTTAAAAACCAGAGACATTTATATCGATGAGCGGATCAACGCCATTGTTGTTCGTGACGCTCCAGAAACCCTGGAACTCGCGAGTCGCTTAGTGCAGGCGCTTGATCGCCCAGAGGCTGAAGTCACCTTAGATGTGCAGGTACTTGAAATTAGCAGCAATGATTTGCTCAATCTGGGTGTTCAATATCCAGGGTCGATTGGTGTCGGAATTAACGGCGGTGTTGATGGAAGTACCAATATTCCATTGAATGTGTTGTCGAGCTTGACCAAAAATAATCTGTTTGTCGATCTAGGTGGAAAAAAGGGCTTGACACTAAACATGTTGCAGAAAGCGACACATATGCAAGTGTTAGCGAATCCTAAAATTCGGGTCAAAAATGGTAAGAAAGCACAAATTGAGATTGGTCAGAAAATCCCAGTCATCACCAACCTGATGACAGACTCTGGCGCGACCTCAGAAAAAGTCGAAATGTTGGATGTCGGTCTTAAATTTGACGTCTTGCCGACGATCAGTCTTGATGGCGAGATTAGTGTCGATATTGACTTGACGGTATCAAGCCTGGGCGCTTCAGAAGTCTCCCCAAAAGGCGCAAAGTATTATCGAATAAATCAGCGTAAGACAAAGACGACGTTAACCGCCAAAGATAATGAAACACAAATTCTGGCCGGGTTAATAAATCGTATAGGCGAAGATAATAAATCCGGTTTGCCCGGCCTTAGTCAACTCCCGTTACTTGACCGTCTGTTTGGCAGCCGTGAAGGTAATAATTCAAAATCAGAACTGGTGTTGGTCATTACGCCACGCATCGAACGTAAACTTGAATTGCCAGGAGCACATGTAACTACCTTCATTTCTGGTACTGAATCACGTGTAAGCCAGGATAGTCTGATATTGCGCAATACGGAAGGCGCGCGTTTGACGGCTGGTGGTGGTACCGCTTCGGTTTCAACACCACAGGTCGAGGAGCAGACTCGCCGAGAGGAAAAAGAGACTGAGGAGCTACCCGACCTTGAGTTGCCAATTGATCAAGGAGTTCCGGTTGATAAGGGAGTGCCCGCTTCAGTGCCGCCGCCTTTGAGGCCAAATACAGTCGGGTATTCCCAGCCAGCTGCAAATCCTCAATCCTTAGCTAAAGCGACTGTGGCAGGCATGTCTTCCTACTTGGCGAATAGAGAATTGAAGCCGGATTTAACATGA